In the Phaseolus vulgaris cultivar G19833 chromosome 7, P. vulgaris v2.0, whole genome shotgun sequence genome, one interval contains:
- the LOC137830058 gene encoding kinesin-like protein KIN-14G, whose protein sequence is MAPELALSFSVVSVIEDVLQTHGSRLSDIHLASRKAEEASSRRNEAAGWLRKTVGGKDIPDEPTEEDFRIALRSGIVLCNALNKIQPGALPKVVEVPCDSVIIPDGAALSAYQYFENVRNFLVTVEEMGLPTFEVSDLEQGGKSSRIVNCVLALKCYSEWKLGGKNGSWKYGGNPKPPTNAKPPILRKISEPFMRSLSKGITLGDKDGLLNYISTNSEGGSIPSLNLLIREILSDKKQEEIPIVVESLLSKVMEEFEQRLLIQQEMFKTTQDYKALPEAEDSNVKSACNGEEMEEDEDVEVKQKECDDAKYNVDEEPNSQNFKQLELFQHQNENVQELKMMVHQTKTGMQVLQHKYQEDMIYLSKHLHGLASAASGYQKILEENRKLYNQLQDLKGNIRVYCRVRPSKGAQPNHQCPVSNIDEGSISLIVPSKHGKDGKKTFNFNRVFGPSSTQAEVFSDTQPLIRSVLDGFNVCIFAYGQTGSGKTHTMSGPDNYTEETVGVNYRALKDLFHLSEQRKDTIHYDISVQMLEIYNEQVRDLLTTDSANKRLEIRNSSHNGINVPDANLVPVSSTSEVLNLMNLGQKNRAVSATAMNDRSSRSHSCLTVHVQGRELASGNSLRGCIHLVDLAGSERVDKSEVTGDRLKEAQHINKSLAALGDVIASLAQKQSHVPYRNSKLTQLLQDSLGGQAKTLMFVHVSPEPDAIGETISTLKFAERVSTIELGAARANKDSSEVKELKEQIASLKAASARKDGELEQFHQSANSITETPKSKSQLSSIARSPTSSHGNRKPPREDSSSTVEDKKRATRKLTKRGSLEPLEIRNSPPWSYHAEENGDEDNKELVSGDSLGKSTKKRNDGLSTENNHVGDCDTESKRSSSPMLSPTFLSDPSKICTEVATTNDCDELELATSESSESDKSWQSHAHVPKTTSLSNGVAARTKKSAHPRETKNQENRSTIPSLSPSSSRRQPTVVSQQRKHLQAKRRTGNAK, encoded by the exons GTAGTTGAAGTCCCCTGCGATAGTGTTATCATTCCTGATGGGGCAGCTCTGTCTGCTTACCAATACTTTGAAAATGTAAGGAATTTTCTAGTGACTGTGGAAGAAATGGGGCTTCCCACCTTTGAAGTGTCTGATTTAGAACAG GGAGGAAAATCTTCGAGGATAGTGAATTGTGTTTTAGCACTGAAGTGTTACAGTGAATGGAAACTGGGAGGAAAAAATGGGTCATGGAAATATGGTGGGAATCCAAAGCCACCTACCAATGCTAAACCACCTATTCTGAGGAAAATCTCAGAACCATTCATGAGGTCTTTGTCAAAGGGTATTACGTTAGGCGATAAAGATGGGTTACTGAATTATATTTCTACAAACAGTGAAGGG GGTTCTATACCCTCCTTGAATTTACTAATTCGTGAAATTTTATCTGATAAGAAGCAAGAAGAAATTCCCATT GTGGTAGAGTCTCTACTTAGCAAAGTCATGGAGGAGTTTGAACAACGCTTGCTAATCCAACAAGAAATG TTCAAAACAACTCAAGACTATAAGGCACTGCCTGAAGCAGAGGATTCCAATGTGAAATCTGCTTGTAATGGTGAAGAG atggaagaagatgaagatgtaGAGGTTAAACAAAAGGAATGTGATGATGCGAAGTACAATGTCGATGAAGAACCAAACAGCCAGAATTTTAAGCAGCTAGAGTTATTTCAGCACCAAAACGAGAACGTCCAG GAATTGAAAATGATGGTTCATCAAACAAAAACAGGAATGCAGGTTCTGCAACATAAATACCAGGAAGATATGATCTATCTAA GTAAACACCTGCATGGCCTAGCTTCTGCTGCTTCAGGATATCAGAAAATTCTTGAAGAAAACCGCAAGTTATATAATCAATTGCAAGACCTGAAAG GAAATATTAGGGTGTACTGTAGAGTTCGTCCCTCAAAAGGTGCCCAACCAAATCATCAATGCCCTGTCAGTAACATAGATGAAGGAAGTATCTCACTCATAGTGCCATCCAAACACGGGAAAGACGGGAAGAAGACATTTAATTTCAACAGAGTCTTTGGTCCTTCTTCAACCCAAG CGGAGGTTTTCTCAGATACACAACCACTGATTCGTTCGGTTCTTGATGGCTTCAACGTGTGTATATTTGCTTATGGTCAGACAGGATCAGGAAAAACACACACTATG TCTGGACCAGACAACTATACCGAGGAAACGGTGGGTGTCAACTACCGCGCACTGAAAGATCTTTTCCATCTCTCAGAGCAGAGAAAAGACACCATTCACTATGATATATCTGTTCAGATGCTTGAGATTTACAATGAACAAGTCAGAGACCTATTAACGACAGACAGTGCTAACAAAAG ACTAGAAATTCGCAACAGTTCTCATAATGGCATTAATGTGCCCGATGCAAACCTTGTTCCTGTTTCATCCACTTCCGAAGTCTTAAATTTAATGAACTTGGGACAAAAGAACCGAGCAGTTAGTGCTACTGCCATGAATGATCGGAGTAGCCGTTCTCATAG CTGCTTGACAGTTCATGTTCAAGGAAGAGAGCTTGCATCAGGGAACAGTCTTCGTGGTTGTATCCACTTAGTTGACTTGGCAGGAAGTGAAAGGGTTGATAAATCTGAGGTCACAGGAGATAGGCTGAAGGAGGCTCAACATATTAACAAGTCGCTTGCTGCTTTAGGAGATGTAATTGCTTCACTTGCCCAAAAGCAATCACACGTTCCTTATAGGAACAGCAAACTTACTCAGCTACTTCAAGATTCTCTCG GAGGCCAAGCAAAGACACTCATGTTTGTTCATGTTAGTCCCGAGCCAGATGCCATTGGAGAAACAATCAGTACATTGAAGTTCGCAGAAAGGGTATCCACAATTGAACTTGGTGCTGCTCGAGCTAACAAAGATAGTTCAGAGGTCAAAGAGCTTAAAGAACAG ATTGCGAGTCTGAAGGCAGCCTCAGCCAGGAAGGATGGAGAATTGGAACAATTTCATCAGTCTGCAAATAGCATTACTGAAACTCCAAAGTCCAAATCTCAATTGTCTTCCATTGCACGGTCACCTACTTCGTCTCATGGAAATCGTAAGCCACCAAGGGAAGATTCCAGTAGCACGGTGGAG GACAAGAAAAGGGCTACCCGGAAGCTCACGAAAAGAGGAAGCCTTGAGCCCTTGGAAATTAGGAACTCACCACCTTGGTCATATCATGCAGAGGAAAATGGAGATGAGGATAATAAGGAATTGGTTTCTGGGGATTCTCTTGGTAAGAGTACAAAAAAAAGGAATGACGGCTTAAGTACTGAAAATAACCACGTGGGAGACTGTGACACAGAAAGCAAACGGTCATCTTCTCCAATGCTAAGTCCCACATTTCTTTCGGACCCTTCCAAAATATGCACGGAAGTGGCCACCACAAATGACTGTGATGAGCTTGAGTTAGCAACCAGTGAAAGTTCAGAATCAGACAAGAGTTGGCAATCACATGCACACGTGCCTAAAACAACCTCTCTTTCCAACGGAGTAGCAGCTAGAACAAAAAAATCAGCACATCCAAGAGAAACCAAGAACCAAGAAAACAG GAGTACGATCCCGTCATTGTCTCCTTCATCATCAAGGAGACAACCCACCGTAGTTAGTCAACAGAGAAAGCATCTACAAGCTAAAAGAAGAACTGGAAATGCCAAATGA
- the LOC137830061 gene encoding single-stranded DNA-binding protein, mitochondrial isoform X2, with protein MICLHIIMVNRRTKNWMKDLMIFLAEGPSYNCKVWIPRGVGGFVACTSHFKQAIICGKVGQSPVQKILRNGKNVTIFTVGTGGMFDQRIGPKDLPKPAQWHRIAVHNDMLGAYAVQKLFKNCSVYIEGDIETRVYNDSINGEVKSIPEICVRRDGRIRLIKSGESIDKTSLDELREGLF; from the exons ATGATCTGCCTTCACATCATAATGGTGAACCGAAGAACGAAGAATTGGATGAAggatttgatgattttcttggcGGAAGGCCCGAGCTACAACTGCAAGGTGTGGATCCCAAGAGGGGTTGGGGGTTTCGTGGCGTGCACAAG CCATTTTAAGCAGGCAATTATTTGTGGCAAAGTTGGCCAGTCCCCTGTACAGAAGATACTGAGGAATGGTAAAAATGTAACCATCTTTACAGTTGGGACAGGGGGCATGTTTGACCAGAGAATTGGCCCAAAGGATTTGCCAAAGCCTGCTCAATGGCATCGGATTGCTGTTCATAATGATATGCTGGGGGCCTATGCAGTACAGAAACTCTTTAAAAA CTGTTCAGTTTATATTGAAGGTGACATTGAGACTAGAGTTTATAATGATAGCATCAATGGCGAAGTTAAAAGCATTCCAGAGATATGTGTTCGTCGTGATG GGAGAATTCGCCTCATCAAGAGTGGAGAGAGCATTGACAAAACTTCCTTGGATGAATTGC GTGAAGGGTTGTTTTAG
- the LOC137830061 gene encoding single-stranded DNA-binding protein, mitochondrial isoform X1 translates to MNSVAVRLAKHLRVSALTSSSLGGVSRSGTLWYSTSPSGGVDDLPSHHNGEPKNEELDEGFDDFLGGRPELQLQGVDPKRGWGFRGVHKAIICGKVGQSPVQKILRNGKNVTIFTVGTGGMFDQRIGPKDLPKPAQWHRIAVHNDMLGAYAVQKLFKNCSVYIEGDIETRVYNDSINGEVKSIPEICVRRDGRIRLIKSGESIDKTSLDELREGLF, encoded by the exons ATGAATTCTGTGGCGGTGAGGCTTGCGAAGCATCTCCGAGTCTCTGCTCTGACCTCATCTTCCCTCG GTGGTGTGTCGAGGAGCGGAACGTTATGGTACTCGACGTCTCCATCTGGAGGTGTGGATGATCTGCCTTCACATCATAATGGTGAACCGAAGAACGAAGAATTGGATGAAggatttgatgattttcttggcGGAAGGCCCGAGCTACAACTGCAAGGTGTGGATCCCAAGAGGGGTTGGGGGTTTCGTGGCGTGCACAAG GCAATTATTTGTGGCAAAGTTGGCCAGTCCCCTGTACAGAAGATACTGAGGAATGGTAAAAATGTAACCATCTTTACAGTTGGGACAGGGGGCATGTTTGACCAGAGAATTGGCCCAAAGGATTTGCCAAAGCCTGCTCAATGGCATCGGATTGCTGTTCATAATGATATGCTGGGGGCCTATGCAGTACAGAAACTCTTTAAAAA CTGTTCAGTTTATATTGAAGGTGACATTGAGACTAGAGTTTATAATGATAGCATCAATGGCGAAGTTAAAAGCATTCCAGAGATATGTGTTCGTCGTGATG GGAGAATTCGCCTCATCAAGAGTGGAGAGAGCATTGACAAAACTTCCTTGGATGAATTGC GTGAAGGGTTGTTTTAG
- the LOC137830059 gene encoding probable protein phosphatase 2C 5 has translation MSRTDSSNMKQPPVPLATLIGRELRNGKIEKPFVKFGQAGLAKKGEDYFLIKTDYQRVPGDSSTLFSVFAIFDGHNGISAAIFAKENILSNVLSAIPQDISRDEWLQALPRALVVAFVKTDIEFQKKGETSGTTATFVLIDGWTVTVASVGDSRCILDTQGGVVSLLTVDHRLEENVEERERITASGGEVGRLNVFGGNEVGPLRCWPGGLCLSRSIGDTDVGEFIVPIPHVKQVKLSKAGGRLIIASDGIWDALSSDMAAKSCRGLPAELAAKLVVKEALRSRGLKDDTTCLVVDIIPSDHPVLPTIPTKKHNMLTSLLFGKKSKNSTNKSTNKLSAVGVVEELFEEGSAMLTERLGKDFPSNTNSGTFRCAVCQADQPSVDGLSVNTGSFFSPPVSKPWEGPLLCTNCQKKKDAMEGKRSSMPSETV, from the exons ATGAGTAGGACTGATTCATCTAATATGAAGCAGCCGCCTGTCCCACTGGCAACCCTGATTGGCCGGGAGCTACGAAATGGAAAAATTGAAAAGCCTTTTGTGAAGTTTGGCCAAGCTGGCTTGGCAAAGAAAGGAGAAGATTATTTTCTAATCAAGACGGATTACCAGAGAGTTCCTGGGGATTCGTCAACACTTTTTTCTGTCTTTGcg ATCTTTGATGGGCATAATGGTATATCTGCTGCTATTTTTGCGAAGGAAAACATACTAAGTAATGTTTTAAGTGCAATACCGCAAGATATCAGTAGAGATGAGTGGCTTCAAGCTCTGCCTCGTGCTCTAGTTGTTGCTTTTGTGAAAACTGACATAGAGTTTCAGAAAAAAG GGGAAACTTCTGGAACAACAGCCACATTTGTTCTGATTGATGGATGGACTGTTACCGTCGCGTCCGTTGGGGATTCCCGTTGCATATTAGATACACAGGGAGGTGTTGTCTCTCTCTTGACAGTTGATCACAGATTGGAAGAAAATGTAGAAGAGAGGGAACGGATTACTGCCAGTGGTGGTGAAGTAGGAAGACTGAACGTTTTTGGAGGCAATGAG GTGGGGCCTCTTCGCTGCTGGCCTGGTGGATTGTGCCTTTCTAGATCAATTGGTGACACAGATGTCGGAGAATTTATTGTGCCAATACCACACGTTAAGCAAGTGAAG CTTTCAAAAGCTGGTGGAAGACTTATTATTGCTTCTGATGGCATTTGGGATGCTTTATCTTCTGATATGGCTGCCAAGTCATGCCGGGGTCTACCTGCAGAGCTTGCTGCAAAGCTGGTGGTTAAG GAAGCTCTAAGGTCAAGGGGGCTGAAGGATGATACAACTTGCCTCGTTGTAGATATTATTCCGTCAGATCATCCTGTATTACCAACAATTCCAACAAAGAAGCATAATATGCTAACTTCCCTTTTATTTGGAAAGAAATCTAAAAACTCTACAAACAAAAGTACCAATAAGCTTTCTGCTGTAGGTGTTGTGGAGGAATTATTTGAAGAGGGTTCTGCTATGCTTACCGAGAG ATTGGGTAAGGATTTTCCATCTAATACGAATTCTGGGACGTTTCGCTGTGCGGTTTGCCAAGCAGATCAACCCTCTGTAGATGGTTTATCAGTGAACACTGGGTCCTTTTTTTCTCCTCCAGTATCTAAGCCATGGGAAGGTCCGCTCCTCTGCACAAACTGTCAGAAGAAGAAAGATGCCATGGAAGGAAAAAGGTCTAGCATGCCCTCAGAAACAGTATAG
- the LOC137830060 gene encoding pre-mRNA-splicing factor 38 → MANRTDPAAKSIRGTNPQNLVEKILRSKIYQNTYWKEQCFGLTAETLVDKAMEIDHLGGTYGGNRKPTPFMCLVMKMLQIQPEKEIVIEFIKNEDYKYVRILGAFYLRLTGSDIDVYRYLEPLYNDYRKLRQKSSDGQFTLTHVDEVIDELLTKDYSCDIALPRVKKRWTLESLDSLEPRRSALEEDFEEEEEKEDNDQPVDEIEDRAYEKDYYRGRSPARERDKDRRRDSHRYRDRDYDRDYDRERGRGRDRERDRDRERDRDRYRLRDEKDYGREREGRERERRERDRDRGRRRSHSRSRSRSRDRKEHDGGDYRKRHARSTVSPRRHGDGLEDGEPKKKKEKREKKEKKDDGTDHPDPEIAEANKLRAALGLKPLKV, encoded by the exons ATGGCGAATCGCACGGACCCAGCAGCGAAGAGTATAAGAGGGACGAACCCTCAGAACCTGGTGGAGAAGATTCTCCGATCAAAGATTTATCAGAACACGTACTGGAAGGAGCAATGTTTTGGGTTAACGGCGGAGACGTTGGTGGACAAGGCCATGGAGATCGACCACCTCGGCGGAACCTACGGTGGAAACCGAAAACCTACGCCTTTCATGTGCCTCGTCATGAAGATGCTCCAGATTCAGCCGGAGAAAGAAATCGTCATCGAGTTCATCAAGAACGAGGATTACAAATACGTTAGGATACTCGGCGCGTTTTACTTGCGTCTCACTGGATCGGACATTGACGTCTACCGCTACCTCGAACCCTTGTACAATGACTATCGCAAACTCCGGCAAAAGTCTTCTGATGGAC AGTTTACATTGACGCATGTGGATGAGGTCATCGATGAACTTCTCACAAAAGATTATTCCTGTGACATTGCTTTGCCTCGCGTCAAGAAAAG GTGGACTCTTGAATCTTTGGATTCACTGGAACCTAGACGAAGTGCACTTGAAGAAGATtttgaggaggaagaagagaaagaggATAATGACCAGCCTGTTGACGAGATTGAAGATAGGGCCTATGAGAAG GATTATTATCGTGGGCGAAGCCCAGCAAGGGAAAGAGATAAGGACAGAAGGCGTGATAGTCATAGATACAG GGACCGTGACTATGATAGAGATTATGATCGGGAGCGGGGACGAGGTCGAGATAGAGAGAGGGACAGAGATAGGGAGAGAGACAGGGATCGATATCGTCTAAGGGATGAAAAAGATTATGGTCGTGAGAGAGAGGGTAGGGAACGGGAGCGAAGAGAGAGGGATCGTGACCGTGGAAGGCGAAGGAGCCACTCAAGGAGTCGAAGTAGGAGCAGGGATCGCAAGGAACATGATGGTGGTGACTACAGAAAGAGACATGCTAGAAGTACTGTAAGCCCTAGAAGACACGGAGATGGACTTGAGGATGGTGAGCctaagaagaagaaggagaagagagaaaagaaagaaaagaaggatGATGGAACTGACCACCCAGATCCTGAGATTGCAGAAGCGAACAAGCTCCGAGCAGCCCTGGGTTTGAAACCACTGAAGGTCTGA